Part of the Kwoniella shivajii chromosome 1, complete sequence genome, ACGAATATCAGATACGGAAGACATAAACGCCAAattagcagaagaagaattagatgaaaaaagaagattgacCGCTGCCGCTTCGTCAGCATTGACTCTAGAAATGATTGGCGATTTACCTTTTGCAGCTGTTAGACCACCTGAAAACATTTTGTTCGTTTGTAAATTGAACCCAGTTacagcagatgaagatttagaGTTAATTTTTTCAAGATTTGGCAAAATACTAAGTTGCGAAATCGTTAGAGATAAAAAATCTGGCGATAGTTTACAATATGCTTTTATCGAATTCGATGAAAGAGAATCTGCTGAACAAGTGAGTCCCATTTCTCGCAATCAATGCATCTGAATCGAAAGATCACAATGTACTTGGGTAAATTCAGATATGGATAATAAGCTAAATGGCTCTCACTTGTTTGTCATAGGCATACTTCAAAATGCAGAATGTATTGGTGGACGATCGACGAATATGGGTCGATTTCTCTCAGTCGGTAGCTAAGATGAGTGTCACTCAAGCTATCTCAGGTGGACGTGGCGGTCgaggtggacgaggtggacgtggcggtggcggtggcggtggcaatcgaggaagaggaagtggttatggtggaggtggaggtgggagAGATGAAGGGTACagtggaagaggtgaaagggaagaaagatatatcGCGCCTACACCTAGAGATGTAAGAGGTACAGAAGGTTACGGCATGGTATTTGACcaaaatcaaactcaaccTTCGTCgaacagaagaaaaagtaGATCCCCCAGGAGGGACAAGTATAGAGAGAGGAGTAGGAGTAGAGAAAAGCATAGAGATGCAGATAGGCACGGGGACAGAGACAGGGATAGGAGAGATAGGGATAAAGATAGTCGAAAAGATGGTCATAGGGACcgagatcgagatcgagatGGTAGAAGGGATAGGGACAGGAGTAGAGAGCGATACAGAGATAGGGATAGTAGACGCTGATTGCCAGGATATGTATAACACAATCATCTGCAAATTGAGCATAGTCGCCGAGGACATCATGTAGGACCCGGACCCTTCATGTCAGATCTTCAAGGCAGAAGTGTTCGAATGTCCGACGATGGTTTGCCAGGTCATATATACAATGCTATACATACCATCCCTCATGAGGTAGCCATAATATGAACACAGAGAATGAGTACTACAATGCCCAATTAAAAGTGATGAGAATAAAGTATCATGGGTGACTCTGGGGTGGAGGGATTTTCGCGAGTTCTATCTCGTGGGAACGTACGAAAAAGCACCAAATAAAAGAATGATCATGAACAAATGCGTTGTTGGGATGTTCGTCGTGTCGTTAACGTGTCGTGTCGTTTGATGGTCGTCATTAAGTCAATGGGAAGGAAACGGGTTGGTATCTTGCTGACGGTTCACAGTAATCTAAGATATCCAGTATCTTTGAGAATGCTGCGCACAAGTATGGCTTGAATCAAGTAAGTTGTATacaaaaaaggaaagtgGACCCCATTCTACAGCGATACATGTCAGTCAGCTTCCTTGTCGTGCATTTTCATTCCATCCAAAGCACATAATGGATGACTTACATTTGGCTTCGGCAGGACTGCTGCTTCCCATCTTAGCCAATTGACCCCACATTTCTGTGATTCTTGGAGGAGTCAGGATTCCTCTTTTCGCACTAGCGATTGATCTTTTCGGAGTAGAAGATCGCaagtctttttcttttctagAAGGCGTGGCAGGTGGTTGAGCTTTCACTAAAGTGACGGTTTTTGGATCTAGGTATTGATTGCCTACATTTATGCTTGTGTTCCTTCGAACTGGTAGGAAACTTCTTTTAGGTAATGATCTAGAAGGAGAGGATAATCCCGATAAAGCAGTGATTGCAGTCTTTTGAGGTGGGATGGAAGTTGTTGGTGGTGTTGAAAGAGTATCGACTGGTGGAGAGAGGGAAGGGCTGATAACTCGTCTCCGTAGTTTATTGGCCAGTCTGGCAGGTTGAAGCAGAGGCGTAAGAGGAGGCTCTTCAATATCAGTTTCTCCATCGATGTTCatctttccctctcttcctACTAGAGGTGATGCAGGCGAACCTTCTCGACTTGGTGGGGGAGATGACAGTCCGTTTCTAGCCAAAGGCGATCCGGTTGGCGATCTTCTCTTCAGTGGTCGATCATTCTGATCTTGAGAGTTTGTCGAGGTCATCGAAGcgatagaagaagatcttgatAGTGTTTCTGATGGCACTGATAAAGTAACTCTAGGAGGTGACGTTGTGAGCGTGGGGATGGCTGATCGACCAGCAGTGCGTTTTGTGCCTCTCGCTGATCC contains:
- a CDS encoding peptidyl-prolyl cis-trans isomerase-like 4, with protein sequence MSVMLETSLGELVIDLEVDKCPRTCENFLKLCKIKYYALNAFFNVSKDFIAQTGDPTATGTGGESLSSYLHNQSQSQSSSRNVSSNNPGRYFTPEITNSLKHQSKGTVSMAVAPTNPPGCGSQFFITLADGIEYLDGKHAVFGHVIEGLDTLDKINEAFLDKEGRPLQDIRIRHVEILEDPFDDPTNLIPIPDSPLRPPDSFSSIRISDTEDINAKLAEEELDEKRRLTAAASSALTLEMIGDLPFAAVRPPENILFVCKLNPVTADEDLELIFSRFGKILSCEIVRDKKSGDSLQYAFIEFDERESAEQAYFKMQNVLVDDRRIWVDFSQSVAKMSVTQAISGGRGGRGGRGGRGGGGGGGNRGRGSGYGGGGGGRDEGYSGRGEREERYIAPTPRDVRGTEGYGMVFDQNQTQPSSNRRKSRSPRRDKYRERSRSREKHRDADRHGDRDRDRRDRDKDSRKDGHRDRDRDRDGRRDRDRSRERYRDRDSRR